A window from Opitutia bacterium ISCC 52 encodes these proteins:
- a CDS encoding alpha-glucosidase/alpha-galactosidase: MRRKITLIGAGSVVFAKKLIGDILQFPELSDSEICLMDLNAQRLKVAKIMTQKMVEVLKVDARVTATTDRTDAIRGAHYVICTIQMGGYEPSTVVDFEIPAKYGLLQTIGDTLGVGGVFRALRTIPPILDISRDIADVAHPDCLLLNYSNPMAMNCWALDRATGIPHVGLCHSVQHTSQALASYTGLNYDDVTYKVAGINHMAFFLEFNYKGQDAYPLLFKALEDPAAVVQDKVRFEMMRRLGYFVTESSEHQSEYVPYFIHHGEKVIDEFLIPIDEYRRRCEAIIATWKQEEKELLGEVEGKDFEVAPQSQEYGAYIIHARESNDPTTIYGNVPNRDLITNLPDGCCVEVPIVVDDKGLHPESIGKLPPQLAAICRTNVNVQDLTVEAALTKQRKYIYQAVMIDPHTSATLTLDKIWAMCDELIEAHQKDGYMGKFAPVIKNTGRAYKGTGDRATVFLDSGDAFSFNAGSENVLNLHIDNPGTEALDTQIEFTSSINGVVVKPIEVRVEPNSKALFPISVSLETTIDQTIEIDPKTDALNLLCRGVSLSPRNVLDKDESGRSKFELQLGGELAAFGTITRDNENLCLEITVNDSDIQPAQSSVIGIMAGSAIELRIAAHEQSEIKTINILPGKKGDESSAGFFNTLDKALGCGHITQKTSPLSYKIEAILPLAELSLQADSEEALIEIRILLNALGDAHSGGATCLTGQPGRRSHLPYFFKIYFPNS; the protein is encoded by the coding sequence ATGAGAAGAAAGATCACGCTTATTGGCGCCGGTTCGGTTGTTTTTGCTAAAAAACTAATCGGTGACATTCTTCAGTTTCCTGAGCTGTCAGACTCAGAGATTTGTTTGATGGATCTAAATGCCCAGCGATTGAAGGTGGCAAAGATCATGACACAAAAGATGGTCGAAGTGCTAAAAGTAGATGCACGGGTGACTGCTACCACCGACCGAACGGATGCCATTCGCGGCGCACATTACGTTATTTGTACCATCCAGATGGGTGGATACGAACCCTCAACAGTCGTCGACTTTGAAATCCCCGCGAAATATGGCCTCCTTCAAACGATCGGCGATACACTGGGCGTCGGTGGAGTATTCCGAGCCCTGCGAACCATTCCACCGATTCTAGATATTTCCCGTGACATCGCTGACGTGGCTCACCCGGATTGCCTCCTGCTGAACTACAGCAATCCCATGGCTATGAATTGCTGGGCGCTCGACCGCGCTACAGGTATTCCGCACGTCGGTCTCTGCCATTCAGTTCAACACACGTCCCAGGCCCTGGCCAGTTATACCGGGCTGAACTACGACGACGTCACATACAAAGTGGCTGGTATCAATCACATGGCTTTCTTCCTGGAGTTTAATTACAAAGGACAGGATGCCTACCCTCTGCTTTTTAAGGCACTGGAAGATCCTGCTGCCGTAGTCCAGGACAAGGTGCGCTTTGAAATGATGCGACGCCTCGGATACTTCGTCACCGAATCCAGTGAACACCAAAGCGAGTACGTGCCGTATTTCATTCACCATGGAGAAAAGGTCATCGACGAGTTTCTCATCCCTATCGATGAATATCGTCGTCGCTGTGAAGCCATCATCGCTACCTGGAAGCAGGAAGAAAAAGAACTGCTGGGAGAGGTCGAAGGAAAGGACTTCGAGGTCGCTCCTCAGTCCCAAGAATACGGGGCCTATATCATTCATGCACGGGAATCCAACGACCCGACCACTATCTATGGGAATGTGCCCAACCGTGACTTGATCACCAACCTCCCGGATGGATGTTGCGTCGAGGTTCCGATTGTAGTGGACGACAAAGGACTCCACCCAGAATCGATTGGCAAGCTACCACCGCAACTCGCTGCTATCTGCAGAACGAATGTCAACGTGCAAGACCTCACCGTCGAAGCTGCGTTGACCAAGCAACGCAAATACATTTACCAAGCGGTTATGATAGATCCCCACACATCTGCCACACTCACTCTCGATAAGATCTGGGCGATGTGTGACGAGCTGATCGAAGCGCATCAGAAAGATGGATACATGGGAAAATTCGCACCGGTGATTAAAAACACAGGACGTGCCTATAAAGGCACGGGAGATCGAGCGACCGTGTTTCTGGATTCCGGCGATGCATTCTCATTCAATGCAGGCTCCGAAAATGTTCTTAACCTACACATAGATAACCCGGGAACAGAAGCACTGGATACCCAGATCGAATTTACCTCCTCAATCAATGGAGTCGTTGTGAAACCGATAGAAGTCCGTGTTGAACCGAACTCAAAAGCCCTATTCCCCATCTCCGTTTCCCTAGAGACAACGATCGACCAAACAATCGAGATCGATCCAAAAACGGACGCCCTAAATCTTCTCTGTCGCGGTGTCTCGTTGAGTCCAAGAAATGTATTGGATAAAGATGAATCGGGCAGATCTAAATTTGAGCTTCAACTGGGCGGTGAGCTCGCTGCATTCGGAACGATAACACGCGATAACGAAAACCTGTGTCTGGAAATCACCGTCAACGACTCTGATATCCAACCAGCTCAGAGCAGTGTCATAGGTATTATGGCAGGATCTGCAATCGAACTCCGCATAGCAGCCCATGAGCAATCTGAGATAAAAACCATCAACATCCTCCCTGGCAAAAAGGGCGACGAATCTTCAGCCGGTTTTTTCAACACCCTGGACAAAGCTCTCGGATGCGGACACATTACTCAAAAGACGAGTCCGCTTAGCTATAAAATTGAAGCCATCCTCCCTCTAGCTGAATTGAGTCTGCAA